The Haloarcula sp. H-GB4 genome segment GCGAACGCACCGCCGTTGCCTTCGGCCCCAACAGAGACGGAGACCTCGTCTTGGTCGGTCATCACGACCATGGAGCCATCGAAGTTCGACGATTCGCCGACGTAGTCCGCGACCTCGCCCGGCGCTTCGACAGTCTCCATTCCACCGCTGCTCTCGGTGTCCATCTCCTCGGCCTCGGTGGACTCCATCTCCTCAGCCTCGGTGGACTCCATTTCCTCGCCTCCGGTGGCCTCCATCTCTTCGGCTTCCGTTTCGCCGTCGCCACCATCGCCGCCGGACCCGCCACAGCCAGCAAGGAGTCCAGCGCCTGATACGGCCGCCGTCGTGCGGATGAACGTCCGTCTGTCGAGGTCGTCTGTCATG includes the following:
- a CDS encoding halocyanin domain-containing protein, which translates into the protein MTDDLDRRTFIRTTAAVSGAGLLAGCGGSGGDGGDGETEAEEMEATGGEEMESTEAEEMESTEAEEMDTESSGGMETVEAPGEVADYVGESSNFDGSMVVMTDQDEVSVSVGAEGNGGAFAFDPPAINVSTGTTVVWEWTGQGAGHNVKSEGDGPLDSGSAVSEEGNTYEYTFEETGTYLYNCVPHKALGMVGAVVVE